One window of Mesoplasma syrphidae genomic DNA carries:
- the plsX gene encoding phosphate acyltransferase PlsX produces MYKIAFDVMGSDKGATVAIQAAVEFLKTKTNLKLIFIGNEQEIKQALVNNGGLDDSQYEILATTEIIDMDGSIMDVRRKKDASLVRALELVKEQKVDAMLTGGNSAAFIAGAHFILGEFEGVTRPGFMPTMPTLTPGVTTLMLDVGANVENTAEDLLGYAKMASIYSREVQGVKSPRIGLMNIGEEASKGRDLQKEAYQLLKADKSLNFVGNIESREMTTGVVEVLVADGYSGNIALKAMEGMGKNILRGIKESLTKNLYRKLHALALKKAFKEFGNRFDYKNYAGAILIGVNGIIFKSHGSSDVQSFKATLRMTLEAVENDVLTKMKKGMAE; encoded by the coding sequence ATGTACAAAATTGCATTTGACGTAATGGGTTCAGATAAGGGAGCAACTGTTGCTATTCAAGCAGCTGTTGAGTTCTTAAAGACTAAAACTAACTTAAAATTAATTTTTATTGGAAATGAGCAAGAAATTAAGCAAGCTCTTGTAAATAATGGTGGATTAGATGATTCACAATACGAAATTTTAGCAACAACAGAAATAATTGATATGGATGGATCGATTATGGATGTTCGTCGTAAAAAAGATGCTTCACTTGTTAGAGCATTGGAACTCGTTAAAGAGCAAAAAGTAGACGCAATGTTAACTGGAGGAAATTCAGCAGCATTTATTGCTGGAGCACATTTTATTTTAGGAGAATTTGAAGGTGTTACTCGACCTGGGTTCATGCCAACAATGCCAACCTTGACTCCAGGAGTAACAACATTAATGTTAGATGTTGGAGCAAATGTTGAAAATACGGCCGAGGATTTATTAGGTTACGCAAAAATGGCCTCAATATATTCTCGTGAAGTTCAAGGAGTTAAAAGTCCCCGAATTGGTTTAATGAATATTGGAGAAGAAGCATCAAAAGGACGGGACTTGCAAAAAGAAGCTTATCAGTTATTAAAAGCTGATAAAAGTTTAAACTTTGTCGGAAATATTGAGTCAAGAGAAATGACAACAGGAGTTGTTGAGGTTTTAGTAGCAGACGGATATTCAGGAAACATTGCATTGAAAGCAATGGAAGGAATGGGTAAAAATATTTTAAGGGGAATTAAAGAATCTTTAACAAAAAATTTGTATCGCAAATTGCATGCTTTGGCTTTAAAAAAGGCTTTTAAAGAGTTTGGAAATCGTTTTGATTATAAAAATTACGCTGGAGCAATTTTAATTGGAGTCAACGGAATTATTTTTAAATCTCATGGTTCAAGTGATGTCCAATCTTTTAAGGCAACTTTAAGAATGACTTTGGAAGCCGTAGAAAATGATGTTTTAACAAAAATGAAAAAGGGTATGGCTGAGTAA
- the rnc gene encoding ribonuclease III, translating to MTIQEFLLRFKIIPKNNRLYEEAVTHNSYANESHLKYTYQRLEFLGDAILQMYVSKYFFLNHPKSAEGILTKNRSNVVREESLATVAREINLGRIIRLGQGEINSKGYDKDSILADVFEAFTAAIYLDQGEKVLLEWLTATLFEYISRPDFIKQVKDHKSELQELLQADNRCDLKYIVEKERHIEKDNRTEYTVSVNLSGQKFGFGKGFSKQEAEQNAAKDCLLKMKKG from the coding sequence ATGACAATTCAAGAGTTTTTACTAAGGTTTAAAATTATACCCAAAAATAATCGTTTGTATGAAGAAGCAGTTACACATAATTCTTATGCTAATGAAAGTCATTTAAAATATACTTATCAAAGATTGGAATTTTTGGGAGACGCAATTTTACAAATGTATGTTAGTAAATATTTTTTTCTAAATCATCCCAAAAGTGCAGAAGGAATTTTGACAAAGAATCGTTCAAATGTTGTTCGGGAAGAATCGCTTGCGACAGTTGCTCGAGAAATTAACTTGGGAAGAATTATTCGTTTGGGTCAAGGAGAAATAAATTCAAAGGGTTATGATAAAGATTCAATTTTGGCAGATGTTTTTGAAGCATTTACAGCAGCTATTTATTTGGATCAAGGTGAAAAGGTTTTGTTAGAATGATTAACAGCAACTTTATTTGAATATATTTCACGTCCAGATTTTATTAAACAAGTTAAAGATCACAAATCTGAATTGCAAGAATTATTGCAAGCTGATAATCGCTGTGATCTAAAATACATTGTTGAAAAAGAACGTCATATTGAAAAAGATAATCGTACTGAATATACAGTTTCAGTTAATTTATCAGGTCAAAAATTTGGTTTTGGAAAAGGATTTTCAAAGCAGGAAGCTGAACAAAATGCAGCTAAGGATTGTTTACTAAAAATGAAAAAAGGCTAA
- the proC gene encoding pyrroline-5-carboxylate reductase → MKILFIGVGHMAGSLIKGITKSTSNKKYEIYINNRESTVAKAQELNVKPLVNLEDLQNEGIEVIVLGVRPAQLKEIAIVLDQFNLTNVTIVSMLSGISADKITEAFGRHPKLKIVRIMPNINADITKSVTGICANHYGEKSIDEVFDIFSNCGSVEKINEDIFSEFTISGGCTPAYILFFLKAFVDAAVKSGLEYQTALRTIIGSFEGTIANLKKSSKTPEAIIGEICVPNGVTIEGIKVFENSNLEKIVFEAFNKALKKDKEH, encoded by the coding sequence ATGAAAATTTTATTTATTGGAGTTGGGCATATGGCTGGTAGTTTGATTAAGGGAATTACTAAATCGACAAGCAATAAGAAATATGAAATTTATATTAATAATCGTGAATCTACAGTTGCTAAAGCTCAAGAATTAAATGTAAAACCGTTAGTTAACTTAGAAGATTTACAAAACGAGGGTATCGAAGTAATTGTTTTGGGAGTTCGTCCAGCACAACTAAAAGAAATTGCAATTGTTTTGGATCAATTTAATTTAACTAATGTAACAATCGTTTCAATGCTGAGTGGAATTTCTGCAGATAAGATTACTGAAGCTTTCGGAAGGCATCCAAAGTTGAAAATTGTTCGAATTATGCCAAATATTAACGCCGATATTACGAAATCTGTGACAGGAATTTGTGCCAATCACTATGGTGAAAAAAGCATTGACGAAGTTTTTGATATTTTCAGCAATTGTGGAAGCGTTGAAAAAATTAATGAAGATATTTTTTCTGAATTTACAATTAGTGGTGGATGTACTCCAGCCTATATTTTATTTTTCTTAAAAGCATTTGTAGACGCCGCAGTTAAATCAGGTTTAGAATATCAAACAGCTTTACGAACTATAATTGGATCATTTGAAGGAACAATTGCTAATTTAAAAAAATCTTCAAAAACCCCAGAAGCAATAATTGGTGAAATATGTGTACCAAATGGAGTAACAATTGAAGGAATTAAAGTTTTTGAAAATAGTAATTTAGAGAAAATTGTTTTTGAGGCATTTAATAAAGCCTTAAAAAAAGATAAAGAGCACTAA
- a CDS encoding AAA family ATPase produces MLFLRQIRAHGFKSFADPTTLDFTHDMIGVVGPNGSGKSNITDAIKWTLAEQSAKSLRGSKTDDFVFSGSSDRKAADFAEVTLVFDNQKNIFSTVDTEIVEITRKFVKKTRENEYYINGQRVKTRDIQDIALESGLTKSSLAIISQGTISNFAEAKPEARREIFDDAAGVAKYKKRKKETLIKLIRTQENLNRLEDITSEIGRRLPSLEKQAKKAELYKEKIKELQSIEISILVKDIKTIKERIQDLSSQRSVFQEKIKTLSNEINLSQEEFDLMVNDSSSSEMEISQLNNKFQEIIQRIGNLKVKKQEVEAREASKIDTKDADEFKAIQIKKQFEETRVQLSSEKDKAFRLEAQINELKEQYDYLSSKYNDIYDEIETIRKNISRIQIQKEHNENQRQSTQYGANQGADNVIKHASNIGGVVGTLLSLVKVEQAYQTAISVVAGASMNSVVMKSNVDVKKAVEFLKRNNAGRCTFLPLDSLNPSVIQGAQRAAIENARGFIGIANELVAIEAKYQTALDYALGTIIVVDTYDSATALAKNINYRFNIVTLEGDRILPHGAIVGGKTRSQNIFSSQSQTQSNSEELEQTLVRLDAKEIEKTRELNDLKLQRDQLRDNLNDNQAIIRNAKQNIEQYRVKTNELSEDYRILTGNDLLGNNQDDSNESESIKFSRQIAKLENERDEIQTRLNLLSTSRNKYVDRQRELNEQNSGKRAELDHLKDQSAAVSSELSALQERYIAILKRLAEGYGLTEEAALEMETDAIENEQYARERILVLASELKDIGNINIDAIEEYKVEKERFDYYDLQVKEIREAAEKLQSIIMDIDIAMETQFKKVVDDVNAALPEAFAKLFGGGTAELIYTDPENILETGIDIKVNPPGKKISNLNLLSGGEKSLVALSVLFSILKVRPLPLVILDEAEAPLDPANVERFARYIKLFTSETQFIVVTHREGTMENCDILFGVTMETKGITKIVKIKLVDAKEMVSKED; encoded by the coding sequence ATGTTATTTTTACGACAAATTAGAGCACACGGATTTAAGTCATTTGCAGATCCAACTACATTAGATTTTACTCATGATATGATCGGAGTAGTAGGGCCAAATGGATCTGGTAAGTCAAATATTACTGATGCAATAAAATGAACACTTGCTGAACAATCAGCAAAATCATTGCGTGGTTCAAAAACTGATGATTTTGTTTTTTCGGGAAGTTCAGATCGTAAAGCAGCGGATTTTGCTGAAGTTACTTTGGTATTTGACAATCAAAAAAATATTTTTTCAACAGTTGATACTGAAATTGTAGAAATTACACGTAAATTTGTTAAAAAGACCCGTGAAAATGAATACTATATTAATGGACAAAGAGTAAAAACTCGTGATATTCAAGATATTGCTTTAGAATCTGGATTAACAAAGTCAAGTTTGGCAATTATTTCTCAAGGAACGATTTCTAATTTTGCAGAAGCCAAACCTGAAGCTCGTCGTGAAATTTTTGATGATGCTGCTGGAGTTGCTAAATACAAAAAACGTAAAAAGGAAACTTTGATTAAGTTAATTAGAACTCAAGAAAATTTAAATCGTTTGGAGGATATTACTTCTGAAATTGGCCGTCGCTTACCTTCTTTAGAAAAACAAGCTAAAAAAGCAGAATTATACAAAGAAAAAATTAAGGAATTACAATCAATTGAAATTTCAATTCTAGTAAAAGACATTAAAACAATTAAAGAACGTATTCAAGATTTGAGTTCTCAACGTAGCGTATTTCAAGAAAAAATTAAAACTTTGTCAAATGAAATTAATTTATCACAAGAAGAATTTGATTTAATGGTGAATGATTCATCTTCATCAGAAATGGAAATTAGTCAGCTAAATAATAAATTTCAAGAAATTATTCAACGCATTGGAAATTTAAAAGTTAAGAAACAAGAAGTTGAGGCACGTGAGGCTTCAAAAATTGATACAAAGGATGCTGATGAATTTAAAGCGATTCAGATTAAAAAGCAATTTGAAGAAACAAGAGTTCAATTGTCTTCTGAAAAAGATAAGGCTTTTAGACTAGAAGCACAAATCAATGAATTAAAAGAGCAATATGATTACTTATCATCAAAATATAATGATATTTATGATGAAATTGAGACAATTAGAAAAAATATCAGTCGTATTCAAATTCAAAAAGAACATAACGAAAATCAGCGTCAATCAACTCAATATGGAGCTAATCAGGGAGCCGATAATGTTATTAAACACGCAAGTAATATTGGAGGAGTAGTTGGAACTTTATTAAGCTTAGTTAAAGTTGAGCAGGCATACCAAACAGCGATTTCTGTTGTTGCCGGAGCATCAATGAATTCAGTTGTTATGAAATCAAACGTTGATGTTAAAAAGGCTGTTGAATTTTTAAAACGTAATAATGCTGGGCGTTGTACATTTTTACCTTTGGATTCTTTAAATCCTTCAGTAATTCAGGGAGCACAAAGAGCAGCAATTGAAAATGCTCGTGGTTTTATTGGTATTGCTAATGAGCTAGTAGCAATTGAAGCAAAATACCAAACAGCGCTGGACTATGCTTTAGGTACAATTATTGTTGTTGATACTTATGATTCAGCAACTGCTTTAGCAAAAAATATTAATTACCGTTTCAATATTGTAACTTTAGAAGGTGATAGAATTTTACCTCACGGAGCAATCGTTGGGGGAAAAACTAGAAGCCAAAATATTTTTAGTAGTCAATCTCAAACACAATCAAATTCTGAAGAATTAGAGCAAACTTTAGTGAGATTAGATGCTAAGGAAATTGAAAAAACTCGCGAATTGAATGATTTAAAATTACAGCGTGATCAATTACGAGATAACTTGAATGATAATCAAGCAATTATTAGAAATGCTAAACAAAATATTGAACAATACAGAGTGAAAACTAATGAGCTTTCAGAAGATTATCGAATTTTAACGGGCAATGACTTGTTGGGAAATAATCAAGACGATTCTAACGAATCTGAATCAATTAAATTTTCAAGACAAATTGCTAAATTAGAAAATGAACGTGATGAAATACAAACACGTCTAAATTTATTGTCAACTTCTCGTAATAAATATGTTGATCGCCAACGTGAATTAAATGAGCAAAATTCTGGAAAGCGTGCAGAATTAGATCATTTAAAAGATCAATCAGCGGCTGTTAGTTCAGAGCTAAGCGCCTTACAAGAGCGTTACATTGCAATTCTAAAACGTTTAGCTGAAGGTTACGGATTAACTGAAGAAGCCGCATTGGAAATGGAAACTGATGCTATTGAAAATGAGCAATATGCTCGTGAAAGAATTTTAGTTTTGGCATCAGAATTAAAAGATATTGGTAATATTAATATTGATGCAATTGAAGAATATAAAGTTGAGAAAGAGCGTTTTGACTATTATGATTTGCAAGTCAAAGAAATTCGTGAAGCAGCTGAAAAACTGCAAAGTATTATTATGGATATTGATATAGCGATGGAAACACAATTCAAGAAAGTTGTTGATGATGTTAACGCTGCATTACCAGAAGCCTTTGCTAAGTTGTTTGGCGGAGGAACTGCAGAGTTAATTTATACGGATCCAGAAAATATTTTAGAAACGGGAATTGATATTAAAGTTAATCCTCCCGGTAAAAAAATTAGCAACTTGAACTTGTTATCGGGTGGAGAAAAATCATTAGTTGCTTTATCAGTACTATTTTCAATTTTAAAAGTTAGACCACTTCCATTAGTTATTTTAGATGAGGCTGAAGCCCCTTTAGATCCAGCAAACGTTGAGCGTTTTGCTCGTTATATTAAATTATTTACAAGTGAAACTCAGTTTATCGTTGTTACCCACCGTGAAGGAACAATGGAAAATTGTGACATTCTATTTGGAGTGACCATGGAAACTAAGGGAATTACAAAAATTGTTAAAATTAAGCTTGTTGATGCTAAGGAAATGGTATCAAAAGAGGACTAA
- the ptsS gene encoding phosphate ABC transporter substrate-binding protein, giving the protein MSKKIFLVIVAFLGTIIGLWVWTFVAPSNSISIGGSASVDPLMQRLTNQYKKNNKTKFSYSSTGSGSGITNVKNGVYKAGFISKAVPSSDKTFEDYNLINDNSSFFLNNEEKDKSQEGYYNYLVNKREKIENDKENMHYVTFAHDSIVFIYNIKDLNFEPFVGHLKFVIDSVQTFEDKQSEVLPKLDSQAIEILKRIYENDSPNTLWTWQDLAYWLAENEKESETKEDLMAKAKKVSSKKIIPYTTTPGSGTRSSFQTITNNQVTPGAASHAYNSNGAIFSQINYSAGSFGYLSMNYAINTRDHQKFSNLKTAIIAKDGEEYNIADTNQNNWERYPLYRPFIGLFKSSYTEAELKIIANFMYWMSNSKDVEDIYEHEYLIKVLKSQPIEQNENVLLNEKK; this is encoded by the coding sequence ATGAGTAAGAAAATATTTTTAGTGATTGTGGCTTTTTTAGGTACAATTATTGGATTATGAGTCTGGACATTTGTAGCACCAAGTAATTCAATTAGCATTGGAGGTTCAGCGTCAGTTGATCCGCTTATGCAACGACTAACTAATCAATATAAAAAAAATAATAAAACAAAATTTTCATATAGTTCGACTGGATCGGGATCAGGAATTACCAATGTTAAAAATGGTGTTTACAAGGCTGGTTTTATTTCAAAAGCGGTTCCGTCATCGGATAAGACATTTGAGGATTATAATTTAATTAATGATAATTCAAGTTTCTTCTTAAATAATGAAGAAAAAGATAAATCGCAAGAAGGATATTATAATTATTTAGTTAATAAACGTGAAAAAATTGAAAATGATAAAGAAAATATGCACTATGTAACTTTTGCACACGATTCAATTGTTTTTATTTATAACATTAAGGATTTAAATTTTGAGCCATTTGTTGGTCATCTAAAATTTGTGATTGATTCAGTGCAAACCTTTGAAGACAAGCAAAGTGAAGTCTTGCCAAAGCTAGATTCCCAAGCAATTGAAATTTTAAAAAGAATTTACGAAAACGATTCTCCAAATACTTTATGAACATGACAAGATCTAGCTTACTGATTGGCTGAAAATGAAAAAGAATCAGAAACCAAAGAAGATTTGATGGCAAAAGCAAAAAAAGTTTCGTCAAAGAAAATCATTCCTTATACAACAACTCCGGGTTCAGGAACGCGTTCATCATTTCAAACTATTACAAATAATCAAGTAACTCCGGGAGCGGCATCGCATGCCTATAATTCAAATGGAGCAATCTTTTCTCAAATAAATTACTCAGCAGGATCATTTGGATATTTATCAATGAATTATGCAATTAATACTCGAGATCATCAAAAATTTTCTAACCTTAAAACTGCAATAATTGCCAAAGACGGGGAAGAATATAATATTGCAGATACTAATCAAAATAATTGAGAACGCTATCCATTATATCGACCTTTTATTGGATTATTCAAAAGTTCTTACACAGAAGCAGAGTTAAAAATAATTGCCAACTTTATGTATTGGATGTCAAATTCTAAGGATGTTGAAGATATTTATGAACATGAATATTTAATCAAAGTTTTAAAATCGCAACCAATTGAGCAAAATGAAAATGTCTTATTGAATGAAAAGAAATAA
- the pstA gene encoding phosphate ABC transporter permease PstA encodes MTETTKLPDNNLSISGKRKNPRTKTPFAGRVTQTFVYTFTAVVAIILLILVGFVALKSSKLFQNTNFWDFIFKGKWDPENNIFGIGTIILMTIMLLLVAMVFAIPITIFSTLFISEYLSKKYQKIVMTIVKLLAGIPSVVFGLFAREHVGALFRLMGAPSNDNLMVAGLTMAFMAIPTMVSLSYNAVQAVPEGYRFGSLGLGISKEKTTFSIVRKSAWAKIISAIIMGMSRVIGETMAIMMIAGNSTGGFNTTDGIIGFLFSSIRTLAATIGLEMLENKGQLHESALYAIGLFLFILVFVINLSILIISNIDNWKRNRRAKQEEKMVAAGKTSKAYRNYRKYSSYELIEIVNNRSENKICKKMYSGSLMIAMWLSTALVISFTFWILGTVAIRGLGGLVYSDAFLSINGQAGILAALLTTVMLILATLVFAVPLALGAAIYLSEYSRSNSKVVKTLRFSIGLLASTPSIVFGIFGLSVFIVWMKIPFSILAAALTMTIVVLPMLISNFEDALTSVPSSYREAGAALGMSKVKRLFKIVLPNAMEGIITGTILAMARIIGESAPVYLTLGTAMQLPTEGFLSSGATLTTGIYMLSAEAGPGRGEAIAYLMSLMTIVLVLTLNFTSGRVSALVTGAKRTPLVLIIRGQISAVKHYDYKISLGRKFNKVKAVYIVFINRLKPSVVKEKWTKWRARRKAYKKLKKGEKS; translated from the coding sequence ATGACGGAAACAACGAAGCTCCCTGATAACAATCTCTCGATTTCAGGAAAACGAAAAAATCCCCGCACTAAAACACCATTTGCTGGTAGAGTAACACAAACATTTGTTTATACTTTCACAGCAGTTGTCGCAATTATTTTGTTAATTTTGGTAGGTTTTGTAGCCTTAAAGTCTTCAAAATTATTTCAAAATACAAATTTTTGAGATTTTATTTTTAAAGGCAAATGAGATCCTGAAAACAATATTTTTGGAATAGGGACAATCATTTTAATGACAATTATGCTACTTTTAGTAGCAATGGTATTCGCTATTCCGATTACAATTTTTTCAACACTGTTTATTTCTGAATATTTATCAAAAAAGTATCAAAAAATTGTAATGACAATCGTTAAACTATTAGCAGGAATTCCATCAGTTGTATTTGGTTTATTTGCCAGAGAACATGTGGGAGCATTATTCCGTTTAATGGGAGCGCCTTCAAATGACAATTTAATGGTGGCAGGATTAACGATGGCCTTTATGGCGATTCCAACAATGGTAAGTCTAAGTTACAATGCCGTGCAAGCAGTTCCTGAGGGATACAGATTTGGATCATTAGGATTAGGAATTTCAAAAGAAAAAACAACATTTTCAATTGTTAGAAAGTCTGCATGAGCAAAAATTATTTCGGCAATCATTATGGGAATGAGTCGAGTAATTGGAGAAACAATGGCAATTATGATGATTGCTGGTAATTCAACTGGAGGCTTTAATACTACTGACGGAATTATTGGCTTCTTATTTTCATCAATTAGGACTTTAGCAGCAACCATTGGGTTGGAAATGTTAGAAAATAAGGGTCAACTTCATGAATCAGCATTATACGCAATTGGACTGTTCTTATTTATTTTAGTGTTTGTAATTAATTTATCAATTCTAATAATTTCTAATATTGATAACTGAAAACGTAATCGTCGTGCCAAACAAGAAGAAAAAATGGTTGCGGCTGGAAAAACTTCTAAGGCTTATCGTAATTATCGTAAGTACTCGTCATATGAACTTATTGAAATTGTCAATAACCGTTCGGAAAATAAAATATGCAAAAAAATGTATTCAGGATCGCTAATGATTGCAATGTGACTTTCAACAGCTCTCGTTATTTCATTTACTTTTTGAATATTAGGAACGGTTGCAATTCGTGGATTGGGTGGATTGGTCTATTCAGATGCGTTTCTATCTATTAATGGCCAAGCTGGAATATTAGCAGCTTTGTTAACAACAGTAATGCTAATTCTTGCAACATTAGTGTTTGCAGTGCCGCTTGCTTTAGGTGCAGCAATTTATTTATCTGAATACTCTCGTTCAAATTCCAAAGTTGTTAAAACTTTAAGATTTTCAATTGGGTTATTGGCGTCAACGCCATCAATTGTATTTGGAATATTTGGGTTGTCAGTATTTATTGTTTGAATGAAAATTCCCTTTAGTATTTTGGCAGCAGCGTTGACAATGACAATTGTAGTTTTGCCAATGTTGATTTCAAATTTTGAAGATGCTTTAACATCAGTGCCATCCTCGTATCGTGAAGCTGGAGCTGCTTTAGGAATGTCAAAAGTAAAAAGATTATTTAAAATTGTTTTACCAAATGCAATGGAAGGAATTATTACTGGAACAATTTTGGCAATGGCTAGAATTATTGGTGAATCCGCTCCAGTTTACTTAACGTTGGGAACTGCTATGCAATTGCCAACAGAAGGTTTCTTATCGAGTGGAGCTACATTGACTACGGGAATCTATATGTTATCAGCTGAAGCTGGACCAGGTCGTGGAGAAGCAATCGCTTATTTAATGTCATTAATGACAATTGTTTTAGTATTGACATTGAATTTTACTAGTGGACGTGTTTCAGCTCTTGTAACAGGGGCCAAGAGAACACCGTTAGTTTTAATTATTCGGGGTCAAATTTCTGCAGTGAAACATTATGACTATAAAATATCATTGGGACGTAAATTTAATAAGGTTAAGGCTGTTTATATTGTATTTATCAATCGATTGAAACCAAGTGTTGTTAAGGAAAAATGAACCAAATGAAGAGCTCGCAGAAAAGCATATAAAAAATTGAAAAAAGGAGAAAAATCATAA
- the pstB gene encoding phosphate ABC transporter ATP-binding protein PstB, whose protein sequence is MFDQTLAVTTPERKRPIALSKRDDVIKIKDFDFFYNKGKKQALFGINMNIKENSITTFIGPSGCGKSTLLRSINRMNDLVDGSMIGGEIKVFDQDIYEPGIDVAKLRTEVGMVFQKANPFPLSIYENIAYGPKTQGVRNKKMLDQIVEDSLTKAALWEEVKDILSSPALGLSGGQQQRLCIARAIAMHPKILLMDEPTSALDPIATLKVEELVLELKKEYTIVMVTHSLQQATRISDMTGYFLKGELVEYSTTKRLFTNPKDERTEDYISGRYG, encoded by the coding sequence ATGTTTGATCAAACTTTAGCAGTTACAACTCCAGAAAGAAAGCGCCCAATTGCTTTGTCAAAGCGTGATGATGTTATTAAAATTAAAGATTTTGATTTTTTTTACAACAAAGGAAAAAAGCAAGCATTATTTGGCATTAATATGAACATTAAGGAAAATTCAATTACCACTTTTATTGGACCTTCAGGATGTGGTAAATCAACATTACTTCGTTCAATTAACCGAATGAATGATTTAGTTGATGGATCAATGATTGGTGGAGAAATTAAAGTTTTTGATCAAGATATTTATGAACCGGGAATTGATGTTGCCAAGCTGAGAACTGAAGTTGGAATGGTTTTCCAAAAAGCGAATCCTTTTCCATTATCAATTTATGAAAATATTGCCTATGGTCCAAAAACACAAGGAGTTCGCAATAAGAAAATGTTAGATCAAATTGTTGAGGATTCATTAACAAAAGCGGCACTTTGAGAAGAGGTCAAAGATATCCTTAGTTCTCCAGCATTAGGATTGAGTGGTGGACAACAACAACGTTTGTGTATTGCCCGAGCAATTGCAATGCATCCAAAAATTTTATTAATGGATGAACCCACTTCAGCATTGGATCCAATTGCAACTTTAAAAGTAGAAGAATTAGTATTGGAACTTAAAAAGGAATATACTATTGTTATGGTAACCCATTCATTGCAACAAGCTACAAGAATTAGTGATATGACGGGTTATTTCTTAAAAGGTGAGCTAGTGGAATATTCGACAACAAAGCGTTTATTCACTAATCCAAAAGATGAAAGAACTGAAGATTATATTTCAGGAAGATATGGATAG
- the phoU gene encoding phosphate signaling complex protein PhoU, with protein sequence MSYNKILDRDLKQLRESIEDMILETKVQYAEAFEVIKSGDPNSAEMILDHDKIIDNMQNEFTSTALWKIAKQQLVAKDLRLAVGGILISREIERIADYAKKITKFYVQYKPTKKYTNSIIKMFQIIIDMLDAISIIFEAYSIDNAKVVYKLEQSLNNEFQEVYKYLIKILRKVEANEEAEEIGEAMKQVKNLERAGDHLLNVQEIVTFVRTGKFEDASQIQELIEEQMSFTAVLEK encoded by the coding sequence ATGTCATATAATAAAATATTAGACCGTGATTTAAAACAGTTAAGAGAAAGTATTGAAGATATGATCTTAGAAACAAAAGTCCAATATGCTGAAGCTTTTGAAGTTATCAAAAGTGGGGATCCAAATTCTGCTGAAATGATTTTAGATCATGACAAAATTATTGATAATATGCAAAATGAATTTACATCAACAGCATTGTGAAAAATTGCTAAACAGCAATTGGTTGCCAAAGATTTACGTCTAGCAGTTGGAGGAATTTTAATTTCTCGTGAAATTGAACGAATTGCAGATTATGCCAAAAAAATTACCAAGTTTTATGTTCAGTATAAACCGACTAAAAAGTATACAAATTCAATTATTAAAATGTTTCAAATCATTATTGACATGTTAGATGCAATTTCAATAATTTTTGAAGCTTACTCAATTGATAATGCGAAAGTTGTTTATAAACTCGAACAATCATTGAATAATGAATTTCAAGAAGTTTATAAATATCTAATTAAAATTTTGCGTAAAGTTGAAGCAAATGAGGAAGCTGAAGAAATTGGGGAAGCAATGAAGCAGGTTAAAAACTTGGAAAGAGCAGGAGACCACTTATTAAATGTCCAAGAAATTGTTACTTTTGTACGAACAGGAAAATTTGAAGATGCTTCACAAATTCAAGAATTGATCGAAGAACAAATGAGTTTTACAGCAGTTTTAGAAAAATAA